The following is a genomic window from Caldicellulosiruptor danielii.
CTTCTGTTCTTCTTTATCATAGCAACTGCTGCTTTTGCTGCCATCTCGCCAAGCTTTTCTTTTGGGTGCTCAACTGTTGTGAGCTTTATATCTGTAAGTGTAGAAAGAAGTGAATTGTCATATCCTGTAACTGATATATCTTGAGGAATTTTAAATCCCATCTCTTTTAGCTTCACACAAAGAGGAAGAGCAATCTTGTCGTTGTAGCAAACAGCTGCATCAAATCTTTCTCTTGATATGACTTCAGCTGCTCTGTTATGAACAAAATTGTACTCCTCACTTGTAAAAAAGATTGCATCAAACTCTGCCTGTGCCTCCCTGCACGCTTTTTCAAACCCACTATACCTTTTTATCCCCTGCAAATCGTCGCCTTTGAAAATGCCAAGAAGCTTTTTGCACCCGTTTTTTATGAGGCTCTGGGTAAGTTTGTAAACAGCTGACTGGTCTTTGGTTATTATGTAGTTTTGAGCAATGTCTCGTAAAATAGTGTTGATGAAAATCACAGGAATGTCTTTTTGTATAAGTTTTCTGTAAAGGTCTTGATTCTTAGAAGGCAAGGCGCTTTTTGTAGGCTCTATTATGACAGCGTCTATGTTTGGGTTGTTTATGATACTCTCCAAGTGATATCTTTCAAATTCATAGCTGTTGTCGGTGGAAAATAGCAAAAGCCCGTACCCTTCATGTGCTATTACCTTTTCAATTCCTCTTATAATCAGGGGAAAGATATAGTCGGATATAAATGTTGTCAGAACAGCAATGCATTTAGAGCCGTCTGCAGTTTTCTTTGCAACAAACGTTCCTCTTCCTTTCTGGGATACCAAAAGTCCCTCAAATTCAAGTTCCATTAAAGCTCTTCTTACAGTGTGCCGTGAAACCTTGAATTTTCGTGATAGCATATTTTCTGAATAAATCTTCTCGCCCTCTTTGAACTTGCCAGAGTTAATTCCTTCAATAATGAAATCTTTTATAACCTCATATTTGGTTTTGCTCATTTTATCATCATCTTGTCCATACAAGTTTATTTTTATCATACCACTTAAAAATTTTTAAATCAATACCATTATTTAACTTGCAGGCTACCCTTTAAAAGCCCGGAAAGCTTTTTAAAAAGGGTAGCCTGTTTTTGAAAAGTAAAACACTCAAAAGCTTTACATTCTCGAAACTTTTTCTTTTATCTCTTTTAGCCTCTTCATCACATCATTTGCTCCACGGCCAAAATAGTCGTGAAGAATTCTGTATTCCCTGTAGAGCTTTTTATAAATCTCATGGTTTTGTGGATTTGGCTTGTAAGAATAGTCTTTTAGTTTTGCCATCTTCTTTGCAGCCTCGAAAATGCTGTCGTATCCACCTTTTTCTTTTCCTGCAGCAACTGCACCGAACATAGCAGAGCCGAGTGCTGGCGTCTGAGGCGATGCTGACACTTTTATCTCAAGCCCTGTCACATCAGCATAAATCTGCATCAAAAGTTCATCTTTTTCAGCAATTCCACCGCACGCATAAAGTTCTCTTACCTCAACACCGTGTTCATTGAAGTTGTCAATTATTATCTTTGTGCCGTACGCCGTTGCCTCAATCAAGGCTCTATACATCTCCTCTGGCTTTGTAGTTAAGGTCATGCCAAGCATCATACCAGTGAGGTCTGCATCAACCAAAATTGACCTGTTGCCATTCCACCAGTCAAGTGCTAAAAGCCCACTCTGGCCAGGTTTTAGCGCCTTTGCCTTTTCTTTTAGAAGTTGATAGATGTTGAGCCCTTTTTGTTTTGCCTCATCGTGATATTGAGCTGGCACGCAGTTTTCAACAAACCACTCAAAATGGTCACCAACACAGCTCTGCCCTGCTTCATACCCATAAAAGCCAGGTAAAATTCCATCTTCAACACAACCACAAATACCAGGCACCATCTTCTCTTCATTCCACAAAAGCATATGACATGTAGATGTCCCAATTATCATTAGCATCTTGCCAATGTCAGTAATTCCAACAGCAGGAACAGACACATGCGCATCAACATTTGCAATTGCAACAGCAGTTCCAGGATTTAAGCCCATCAGTTTTGCCATCTCTTCTGTGAGCTCTCCTGCTTTCTGGCCGATTGGGTAGATGTCGCGTGATAGCTTCTCATCAACAACATTTTCAAGCCTTGGATGAAGTGCCCTGAAAAACTCTTTTGAAGGATATCCTTCCCTCTTGCTCCAGATAGCTTTGTACCCAGCTGTGCAAGAGTTTCTCTTCTCAACCCCAGTCATCTTAAACACAATCCAGTCAGCAGCCTCAATAAACTTGTCTGCCTCATCATACACCTCTGGTGCTTCTTCTAAAATCTGCATGATTTTGGGGAATAGCCATTCAGATGAAATCTTCCCACCATATCTTTGTAAAAATTTTTCTCCTCTTTCCTGAGCAATCTGGTTTAACCTGTTTGCATACTTCTGAGCAGCATGGTGTTTCCACAGTTTCACATAGGCATGAGGATTTGACTTGAACTTGTCTATCATGCAAAGTGGAGTCCCATCCTTTTTGATAGGAAGCATTGTGCAGGCTGTAAAGTCAATTCCTATTCCAATCACATCGTCCTTTGAAACACCTGCTTTTTTCAAAACATCTGGAACAGTTGTTGCCAAGACTTCTATATAATCCTGTGGATGTTGAAGAGCCCAATCGTGAGGAAGTTTTGTCCCATCTGGTAAGCTCTCATCCATAACTCCATGAGTGTACTCTTTCACACTTGTTGCAACCTCTTCACCTGTCTCAACATTTACAAGCACTGCTCTTCCTGACTGCGTTCCAAAGTCAATTCCAATACTGAACTTTGCCATAAAAATCCCCCTTCTCTCCTTTGCTTGTGCATACATGTTTCTTTAAGAATATAGTAACATATATACAAAAAGAACAAAAGAGAAGGAGTGAAAAAAGTTGTACGTGAACAATTTCACATCCTTCTCTTTTAGTTTCTAAAATGCGCTGGATTCAATACCAAAATTACCTTTCCTTCGTAGTCAATCGAAGTGGCTAAAAGAAGTTTACTTTGCTTTTTAATTTTTATAAGTAATTATCTTTTTTATATGGGAAAATATGAAAACATAGTACTATCTTTATTGTATTTCAAGACTCCCATCTTACTTTATAAGCTCAGCTACCTCTTCTATTCTCATCGGCTTTGAAAAATAATAGCCCTGAAATTCATCGCATCCCAATTCCTTTAATATCTCATATTGTTCTTTTCTTTCAACACCCTCAGCAATTGTTTTCAAATTCATTTCTTTTGCCATATAAATGATATTTTTAACAATAACATATTCATTACCAAAAAACTCTATTTTGTTGATAAACTTTTTGTCAATTTTGAGTGCATGAACAGGAAGTGTCAAAAGCAGCTCAAGGGACGAATAACCAGTACCAAAATCATCTATTGAAATCCTAATGCCTTTTTTATAAAGTTTATTAAAAATCTCTTTTGAAAGTTCTAAATTAGTCAAAATTACCCTTTCAGTTACTTCTATCTCAATATCTTCCGGAGTCACGTTGTGTTTTTCCAAATATTTGCCCAAAATACCTATCATATTATACATAGCAAACTCTTTGCCTGACAAATTTATTGCAACCGGCACTTTCTTGAAACCATTTTCTTTCATATATTTTATATCTCTGCAAACAATATCCAATATGACCCTGTTTAAATCATACACAAGGCCGCTCTCTTCTGCAATCTGGATAAACTTGTCTGTGGCCAAGATCCCTCTCGGAGAGTTCCATCTCAGAAGTGCCTCAAAACCGACTACCGTCCTACCATCACGGGATACTTTTGGTTGATATACTAAAAAGAACTGTTTATTTTGAATTCCTCTCAAGATTTTAGACTCAATTTCAACTCTTCTCAAAATCTCTTCTGTCATAGACCTTTCGTAAAACTCATAAAGACTTTTGCCCATATCCTTGCCACGCTTTTTGGCCACTGTGAGGGCAATTTCTGCATTTTTCAAAATTGTATCTGCTTCTGTACCATCCTGCGGGTATCCAGCAATCCCTATGTTGATGCTTGTATACAACCACTTTCCCATCACACTCCAACTTCTTGAAAATCTTTCTACAAGATTTTCTACAATTTGTACAACCAAAGCTTTCTCTACATCTGTTGTCACTACTACAAATTCATCCCCACCAAATCTGCTGAATATCCATTCTCTTGGCAAAAACTTTTTTATCTCCATTGCTATTGACTTTAAAAATTCATCTCCGACTGCGTGCCCAAATACTTCATTGATATAACCAAAATTATCAACTTCAATAAATATTGTCCAAAATTTTGAATTTTCTTTCTTGCTCTCCTCTATTCTCTCTCTAATCTTTTCGTTTAAAAAGTTTCTATTTGGAAGCCCCGTTACATCATCATAGTATGCAATAAGTTCAATATACCTGCTCAGTCTCAAATCACATGAAACATGGGGTGTTACATCTTCAAATGTCCCCACTATCCTAAATGGTGTGGCCTTTTTATAGAGGATGGTGGCACAAACAAAAATCCATCTGCCTTCCTTTAGTTTTACTCTGACAGAAAAACCATTTTGTTTATTCTCTACACTTTCTTTTGCAAGATTTAAAAGGTGGATAAATTCATTTTCAGCCATAAGCTTTTTGACATAGTCCTCAATATTCTCACTTTGTATTGTAAGATACACAACGCCGTCTGACAGATAAATCTTTTTTTCTTTGATATCGTATAGCCAAAATCCTCTTTCTGATTTTATTGCCTGCTCAAACCTTTCAAACTGAGTATCAGTAAGCTCTATAAAATCCTTTATCCATAAATCAACCGAAGTTTCTTTCATACATCCTTTTCATCCTTTCTAAACGTGAATTTATCTATTGCCCCTTTCGTTAGTCTAATTTTACCCTTTTTACCTTTCCAATTCAATGGTTTTTACACACAATATGGCTCACCATCCTATGTTGTTCATTTTTCGCCCCCCTCAAGCTGTCCCAAATGTGGCAGAAGGATGCAAAATTTTTGTAGGTGTTTTGAAAGAGCTTGCCAAGGCATCAGGCACCACTGAAATTAGTGCTCAAACAGTTAGAAACAAGATTTCAAAGGGTAAAAAGAAGGATGACAAAAAATAATACTGATAGTCATTTTTTTCGAAGAGTGATATAATAATTATTGGAACATATATTCAAAATTCTTGGAGGTGAAATAATGAAAAGGGCTGCAAGGGTAATTTCAGTGATTGTGACAGTTTGCTTTATAACCTTTTTGCTATCATCTTCAATTTTTGCTGCATCGAGTCAGCAGGCCCAAGCTTCCTTGTTAGAAAAAACTTTCAAAGCAGAGATTTCAAAAATTCTAAACCCTGACACTCCTCTTTCGTGTGACATAATAACTACCACAACCGGGCAAAAGTCAGTCGGATTTGGCTTAAATCTTATTGTCAATGAGACAAAAACTTGCAAAATTGCTTTTGACAGAAAAAATAGAAAGATTTTTGTTGAGACTAAAAAAGACAATATAAATCAAATAGTCTTCTTGAATGGACAAAAAATTTACACCTTAGACCCAAAAGATAACAAGTATATCCTTAGCACCATACCAACTACTCTCTGGATGAGCATCAATATGCTTGACAGCTCGATTTCTCAGCCTGTAAGCAAGTTTTACCAAACCATATTGAACTACTTAAACTCCCAAGCATCTTCAATTGTAAAAAGCGCGTACAAGACTACAACATCTGTTGGTTCAAAAAAGATAAGCTGCTGGCAACTTAGCGCTATCCTGCCGAGCAAGGCTTTAGAGCCTGCGTTTAAAGAATTTTTAAGTACAGCTTCAAAATCTGCACTTTCTCAGCTAAGCATTATGCTCGATGTTTATTTAAAATCTTTGACAGACGATGAAAAGAAGGCTTTGAGCTCTTTAAACATCGATGTAAGTAAACTCTCATCAAGCGAGATTTCAAAACAGCTTGAAAGCAATCTTTCCAAGTTTATTAGCTTAATAAAATTGGATGATTATAAGATAAGCTTTTATCTTGAGGAAAAGACAGGAAAAGTTGTAAAGATAATAATTAAAAATTCATCTGCAACCGGTGGTAGAGTTTCATCAAGAGTTGAAATAACAAATATCTTGGCAGGAAATGATGTTAAGTTTCCTCAAATTTCTCAAAATATGATAAAACAACAGTCCAGTCAGGTAGACATGGTCGGTCTTTTGAAATTGATTGAGAATTTTATTGCTAAAATGCAGCAGATTAAATAAATGGAATATACAAATAAAGAGGCAAGACTGCCACATGATTGATATCATAAAAAGATGTGGCAGTCTTTTTTTGTCCAATTTACAAAACATATTGTCTTAACTAATTTTTGTAATTTTCTTTTAAACAAAATCACACAAACTACATTTATAATTTTGTTATTGCGACGTCTTTTAAGTGTGCTTAAAAGAAGGTGACACGACAATGAAAAAGGGATTCTATATTTTAGCACTAACTTTAGTAGCGTTTGCAGTCACAGTAGTCTTTCCTGCGCAAACTCTTGCACAAAAGGATCAGATTAAGATTCCCGTGCTTGTGTATCCTTACTTTACAAAAGACTTAAAAGAGGCACAAGAGTATAATTCCTCTGCGGTTGTGGATATTCAGAATTTTGAAAAGTAGATGGAATATCTTTATAAAAACAACTTCAAAACTTTAACAATGGAAGAGCTGTACAAATTTTTAAAAGGTGAATATATTCCACCTAAAAAAGCCTCCTTTTTATTTTCCAAACAGCCACACTCTCATCTCATTAGCTCCCCTATTGGCCCAGGCATAATAAGGAATTAGCTTTATTTTTGCTGGCACAAACTTTGGCTTGTGGCTCTTGTAAAGCTCTTGCCCAAAATCATCTTCTGCCATCCTAAAACCATCAATTTCAACTGTGTACAATCCTTCCAAAATATTGCTATCGAATTCTAACTTGCACTTGCTATTTACATCAACAAAAAGTAGATGCAAATTCTTGCCATTGTCTGCTTCCTCTGCACAAAATACAACAGGGCCTTTCACAACTGCCACTTTACCTACATTGCTCCTTATCTGCGGGTGTGAACTTACTATTTTAACTTCTGTTGGTATTTTTAATATAACTTGGTCATTCTTTCCCCACAACTTCTCGATGCAAACATAGCCGCTTGGTAGTTTCTGCATTTCTTCTTTCTTCCCATTTACGAGAACTTCATAGTTTTCACACCAGCTCGGAATTCTAAGACAAAGCTTAAATCTTGCCTCTTTTGAAGGTTTTAAATCTATCTTGACCATGTCTTCAAAAGGATAACTTGACACTTGCTGGAGCAAAACCTTAACACCACCTACTTCAACCTGGACACTGCTGCCAATGTATAAATTCACGTAAATCCCATCATGGTTGTAGCTATAAACATGCCTTCCCAAAGACGCTAAAAGCCTTGCAACATTTGGCGGACAGCACGCACATCCAAACCACGGCTGGCGCTCAGGCTTTACATGGTGTCTGTCAAACCTTTTTTCTGCTTCTTTTGGAAATACCTCAAGAGGGTTAACATAAAAATACTTTTTGCCATCTTGTGAGATAGATCCTATTATAGTGTTATAAAGAGCTCTTTCTATAACATCATAATACTTGCGGTGTGGTTTTATTCTATTCATCCGATGTGCAAAAAAGACAAGCCCTACAGATGCGCAAGTCTCAGCATACGCAGCAGCATTTGGCAAATCGTATTCAAATGTAAATGCCTCACCATGCGCAGATGAACCAATTGCACCTGTAATATACATCTTTCTATTTCTTATATCCTCAAACAGCACCTCACAAACATCATAAAGCTCTTTATCTTTTGTATAATAAGCAACATCAGCCATGCCAGAATACAGATAAACTGCTCTGACAGCATGTCCTACAGCTTCTCTTTGCTCTCGAACAGGCTTATGTGCTTGCAAATACTCTCTTCCAAGTCCTTTAAAGCCTTTCCAATGCTCTTTTTTGCCTCTTTTTTCCCACTCTATATCAAAGTAGTATGGTTCTTGCCCTCTCTCATCAATAAAAAACTTTGCAAGTTCAAGGTATTTGCTATTGTTTGTTACTTCATACAGCTTTACAAGAGCAAGTTCTATTTCTGGATGTCCATCATAGCCTCTGATCTTACCCTCTTCTTTTCCAAATACACTATAAATATGGTCTGCAAGCCTGCAAACAATATCTAAAAGCTTAGTCTTTCCAGTTGCTTTAAAGTGGGCAACACCAGCTTCAATCATATGTCCTGCTGTGTAAAGTTCATGACATTCCTCTAAATTTGTCCATCTTTTGCCCTTTTCTTTGATAGTAAAATATGTATTCAAATACCCATCTTCCCACTGAGCCTTCTCAATTATATCAATGACCTCATCAACCTTTTTCTCCAAATCAGGATTTGGATACTTTTCAAGAACATATGATGCTGCTTCAAGCCACTTTGCAACATCACTGTCTTGAAAAACAAATCCCTCAAATTCACCGTTTTCAAGACCCGTTGCTATTTTGAAATTCTTTATTGCATGGCTTTTGACAGGAATATCAACAAGATCGTTCAAAATTTTCCACTGATATGGCACAACTACATCACGAACAAGATCTATATACCTTCCCCAGAATGGGTCTTTGATAGTAACATTTTTTATTTCTGGGGATTTCAAATAATTTGTAAAAGGATTTTCAGTCATATTTTTTCACCACCTAATCATTTAATTTTATTCTTTATCTTTATTTTCTGACATTACTCTTACTTTTTCAAGTTGAAAAAACAATAATTTTGGTGGAAAAATTTGATTTAACTTTTCACCTTGGTTTTGTAGTCATGATTATAGAATTAGGTCTTTTTATCAGCATTTAAATCATTACCACTTTTTGTCTCGAAGCTTTGTCGGTTGTGAGGCCATGATAGATAATTCTTCGTTTAAATCTAAAATTTTATTCTCATTTGTCAGAACAACTAAATAATCCCCAGCTAAAATCTTAGTCTCACCTCTTGGTATTAGCTCTGAGGAACCCCTTCTGATGCTTACAAGCAAACAATCAGATGGCCACTCAATGTCTTTTATTCTTTTCCCATCAATTGCAGAACCAACACCAACAGGTACTTCAAATAATATTTTGTTCTCTTCATCTCTTTCTACTTTCGCATAGCCATTTTCAAGTAAACGCTCCAGCAATGCTTCATAAATCGGTTTGTTTCTTAATATTTCCGAAGTTAAATATGCCAAGATAGAAACTGTGCTCAGTGCTAATAAATGTCTAAAAGAACCGGTCATTTCTGTAACTAATAATGCACCTGTTATCGGTGCTTTTACAATTGCTGCAAAATTTCCCGCCATTGCTATAATAGCAAAGTCCTGAATGAACCTGGGATTTAAATGAAAAAACTTGCTTACACAAATTCCATAAATGTTCCCTACTAAAGCCCCAATAAGAAGAAGTGGCATAAAAATACCACCTGGAGCACCAGATCCATAACTGACCATGGTAAATAAAAACTTCACCACTAACAAAGTTAAAACAAAAAACAGCCCATAATTAGAGTTATTCAGTGACCTGATTACATTTTCTCCCCCACCTAAGGCATCTGGCATGAATAAACCAACAAAAATAGAAAGTAAAAATGGTATTAAAAGCTTAATCTCTGCCTTTAGCTTGGCTTTTTTATATATTCCTTGAGTTTTTAATAACGCCATATTAAAAGCAAAGCCCATGAATCCCATTATTATTCCGAGCATTATTAAATAAGGATAATTATCAAGTGGAATAGGTGTAAGATAACTAAAATCAAAAAGAGGTTTTAGTCCAAAAAAGCTCGAAGAAACAAAATCTGCTGTAAGGGATGAAATCATTGCTGAAACCAAAACAAGTGGCGAAAAGTTTTTATGTAATTCTTCAAGTGCAAAGACAACTCCAGCCAAAGGCGCATTAAATGCGGCTGAAAGTCCGGCACTTGCACCACATGTAATAAGATATTTTTCTTCAACCCTAAATCGTTTTAAAAATCTGCTTATTCCTTGTCCTATTGCTGCTCCTAATTGAATCGAAGGACCTTCTCGTCCTAAAGACAATCCACTTCCTATGCACAACACCCCTCCTAAAAATTTACAAAAAAGTATTTTAAACCAGTCAACTTTTAACAATCCCCTCACTATACCACTTACTTGAGGTATTCCACTTCCGCTTATCATTGGTTCTTTTTTCAAAATTATCCCGCTGATATAAGCCACAATAATTAAAACAATTGCCCAGCCTAAAATCCAAAAATGTCTTGTATTTAGAACAACGTAAATATTTTTAACAACCTCAGAGAGTTTTTCTAATATGTATCTGAATAAGGTAACCCCGGCTCCTGCGAAAATACCCACTACAAATGCTTCCAATATCATTCTTTTGCGAAAAGTTATCCATTCGCTCAATATTTTGTATGTGAGACTTTTGCTCTTTCTCAACGAACTTCTCTCCTGGTCAACCAAACTGTGCAAAATTGCACAGTATTGGCGGCTGGGGTATTTGTAATCCGCCTTTCAGGCTTTCCCAGCCCCAGCAGGCGGTATTTGGGAAAGCCATAGCCCCTGTCCCAAGAAACAGGAACTCACGCCCTTTTTAGCCGGGTCTCCCCACTTGCCCTGAAATCATTATCGATTTCAGGACAGACATGTCACGCAATACCCTGTCAGGGGAGAGTGGCGTTACCACCGCTACCCTGAGAACTTGCCAGGGATTGTGGTTTTTCCCACGACTACCCGCACTTGTTCCATCCAGAGGCACGGATAGCCTCCCTGCCTCACTCCCAGAGCTTTGTAAAATCCCTATCACCCTATCTATCGCTCTGAGTTGCTTTCTCCTCAGATGTTTGTTCTTGACTACCTTCCTTACATACTCTTTTAGCTCTTCCAGATTGTTTACATCAAGCCTACTGAGGAGTAGCATGTAGTTGTGCGGTATCCTCTCCTTCATTCCAAGTCCTCTTCGCGCTATTACATACGCTGCCGCAATATCCTTGCTCACCATATACTGCGGTGCATACTTCAACATCCCTATCACAGAAGTATACGCCGGGTCTACTTCTATAACCTCTATCCCTTCTCGCTTTGCCAGAAGTTTTACCTTCTCCAAAAGTGACCTGCTCCCAAAATAGTGCCTTATCCGTCTTGATTTTCTACCTGAAAAGTCTCCTCTTCTTCCCCTGTCCTGTATGCTGAGGCTCTCAATCACTATAGCTTTTTGCTTCTCTTTCGCCATTTGTACTATCATGTGTGCATACTGCCACCTGTAATACTCTCTTTTTTCAAAGCTGCCACTCTCAAGCTTCTCAAGTGGTATCCTGCCATATCCCAGAAGCTGTCCGTGCTCATCTGTTTCTACCCATGCAACATTCTTTGGATATGCATTAGTGTCTATCCCTATAACTCCATTTGCTCTTGTTATCGCAGGCTGTGGGAAAACTTCTTCAACAGCAAAGTAGGCGTATACTACACCATTCTTGAGTTTCAGCTCAGCAGAGTAGGGCTGCCCAGAGATACTTATCGCCCCAAGAAGTTGATTTCTATCAATGTACGTTCCATCTTTTATCTTCCATCCAGACTGTATCCTCGCATATACATACTCCCTTTCTCCCACGTTGATTCTAAGTTTCGTACAATCTTCATCTATCTCAATCCTTGTATTGAGATTACCTTTCTTGCTCCTGTCTCCTCTTGAATACAGATTCCCCTTCCTTTTCTCCTGCCACTTAAGTTGAAGTTTCGTGTATTGTTCGCCGTTTATATGCCTCCTCTTTAGCTTTTCAAAAAGTTGCCTGCCACCAAAAATGACCTTTTCAGGATTTTCGCCTCTTTCTTTGCATGAGGTCAAGATGCTTTTTGCTTTCATTATCGCATCATCGACGTATCGAGAATTAAGATTGAAAATTCCCTGCAACTCTCTTTTGAGTTCATTCCTTTTATGCCCTTCCAGTAACCTCTTGTATGCATACCTCATACAAGAGGACCATCTTCTCATAAGATCTAATACCTTTTGCTTATCTTCGCTGCTGTCAAAAATTAGCTTAGTCTGAACTGTTACCATGTCTTTTAGCACCTCTTTGCCCATAAATCCTCGCTGCAAAAGATGTTTACTGCTGCTATTAAGTCCTCTGCCAGTTCTCTGTTAATATCTTCTTCATTTTCTCTGCCATTTAACACTACAAGTTCTACCCCAAAACTCTCCATGAAAAACTTAAGATATTCAAATCCAAACCTTGCAAGTCTGCCAGGATACTCTATTACAACTTTTGCAACTTCCCCTCTTTTGATTTTGTTCAAAAGTTTTAATAGTCCTCTCCTGTTTTCATTCACTCCGCTGGCTATTTCAGATATAACTTCATACTGCCAACCTTACAACTTGGCATATTCTTCAAGTCTTCTAATTTGGTTTTTAAGGTACTCTTCTTGCTTTTTAGTGGAAACTCTTGCATACAAAACAACGGTTGGTTTTGGTTTTTCCTCTATCATGCCAAGTAGTTTTTCTATGTCTTCTTTTTTTATACCTTCTCCTTCCCATAGGTAGCCTGAGAGGTGTTATTAACCCTTCCTTCTCCCAGTTTATTAGTGTTCTTCGACAGATAGCATATATCTCTTTAACTTTTTGCACACTTAGCAACATTCAATATTACCTGGTCAAAATTATACCTTTTGCATTGTTATTTTCAACTGTTGTGACCTCCTTTGCGAATATGCTTTGTTTTTCATTTTAGCAAAGAAAAGTATTCTTGTTAAGTTTTTGTAAAAATTTAACAAGTAGGATAACGTGGTGTGTGAGTGTTTTTTGAATTAGTATGAAAGTAATGAAAGAAGTAGATCAAATAAAAGTTCTACCGAAAAAACTTATTTTTTCACTTCATTATGCAT
Proteins encoded in this region:
- a CDS encoding IS200/IS605 family accessory protein TnpB-related protein; this translates as MVTVQTKLIFDSSEDKQKVLDLMRRWSSCMRYAYKRLLEGHKRNELKRELQGIFNLNSRYVDDAIMKAKSILTSCKERGENPEKVIFGGRQLFEKLKRRHINGEQYTKLQLKWQEKRKGNLYSRGDRSKKGNLNTRIEIDEDCTKLRINVGEREYVYARIQSGWKIKDGTYIDRNQLLGAISISGQPYSAELKLKNGVVYAYFAVEEVFPQPAITRANGVIGIDTNAYPKNVAWVETDEHGQLLGYGRIPLEKLESGSFEKREYYRWQYAHMIVQMAKEKQKAIVIESLSIQDRGRRGDFSGRKSRRIRHYFGSRSLLEKVKLLAKREGIEVIEVDPAYTSVIGMLKYAPQYMVSKDIAAAYVIARRGLGMKERIPHNYMLLLSRLDVNNLEELKEYVRKVVKNKHLRRKQLRAIDRVIGILQSSGSEAGRLSVPLDGTSAGSRGKNHNPWQVLRVAVVTPLSPDRVLRDMSVLKSIMISGQVGRPG